CTAACTGGAAGTCTGCATTTGGAAGAGCAGTCAAAGTAGAAAAAGGTTAAACGCGCGAAAGAGATGGGATGGATGGAGCTGAGGAGGGGTTTAATCTAGAAACACTAGAACAAAATGGTGGGTGCGTGAAGAAAACGAAAGCTGAGCCtagaaccaaaaaagaaaaaaagacatgGGGCATTCCGAGAATTGAACTCGGGACCTCTCGCACCCTAAGCGAGAATCATACCACTAGACCAAATGCCCGCTGTTGTTCTATTGGCTAAATTTATTAACTATATACTATTTGTATGGaggaatttttaatttttaattttttttgaggaatctttatttatttatttatttatttttttggtgtcGAAATTTGAGGAATCAATGTTAAACCCTGAAAATTGGTTTTTGTGTGCAGCTCAGAATTAGTGAAGTGGAGCAAAAATGACGAGGGCGGCTCTCTTTCACTTACTGCGATCACAGTCCAAGCAACTCGCATCCTCAAACTTGCTTTCAGGTTCTTCTTCATTCCTTCCTTACAtgttggcttaatttctctatctattggggtttagggtttaagaTCTCTCTATCTGTCTACCCctggttttcatttttcattccAAAATTGTCGAAATGATTGTAATATATTAAGAACCGAATTCACCAATTCACAAGTGTTACAACAAGAAGCTCAATTTACccaatttctttattttcatttcaataacGGTTTGCACAGAGACCATATTCTGGATCTTCTACTTTGGTGAATAATTTGGCACTTTTGGCTTATATTCTGGTTTAGGCAAACTCGGTTTGGCAAAAAGGATGTGCCTTTGGTCTCCTTCAGCCTTTCCTCAACCCTGTAGCTATTGTAAACTTGTTGATAGAAAAACATCTTTCTTTGCACTCAAATGGTGCTTCACTATTGTTCTTGGAAACCCTTCTTCCAAAATCAATTAAGaatgtcttttttttcccttaaacGATATTGTTTTCTGGCAATTGGACAATTTTCCCCGGCTAGAGGCCAAGAATCAAGTTTTGCTCTTCCGAGCATAATTAACTGTTTTGTAGTGTATAACTGCTAACACACTGTTTTGGATATGGTAACTGTAAATGATGCTCTAGAAACAATCTTCAGTCTCCTAACTTTTTCTCCTAGTGTAGTAACGACTTAGTTTAGTTTTTGGTTTCATGTTATGATCATAGTTATTAATCtactctcttttcttttgattgaaGCTTATGTGCATTCGTTGTCACATTTTGAAATTGTATTTGATATGCCAAAATTGTAGCATCTGTGGTTTAGCTAGCCTACTGTTCAACCCATGAGATTCCAATGTCTTTTCTCAGTAATTTGCATTGTCCTTAACTTGTGTCTGCCTGTAAGTCCCACTCTCTCagcccttttctattttttttgtatagccccctcttcttttttttgcaaCTTTTTTTGTTCTGAATTCTTTTGCTATCCAAAATTCCATTTTCCGTCTACTTCTTATACTTGCATTTGTGACTATTATTGGTTGTAAAATCCTTTGCTTCAGGTTATCAACCTTGTAGGTCTGGAGCCTGGGCACTTGGCCTGAACACCAAATCCGGTTTCAACTCTGGCTTTGATATCAATGCTTCCCAGAAAAGATGGGCTTCTCATGCCACAACAAAAGAGGATGATGGGAAAATCAGCATTGGACCACGTAGAGGTGGCGAAGTTGGGGAAGATGGAAAAGACTCTGGGGTTATCTATTATGGTCCGATCTCATCTACTATAAAGAAAGTGAAACTTCTCTCGCTTTCAACCTGCTGCCTTTCTGTCTCTTTAGGCCCAGTGATAACCTTTATGACATCTCCGGGTATGAATGTGATCTTGAAAGGTGCTGTGGCATCTTCAGTGATATTCTTGAGTGCTTCTACCACAGCTGCCCTTCACTGGTTCGTGACCCCATACATCCACAAGCTGAGATGGAAGCCTGGTACAGACAGTTTTGAGGTGGAAATGTTGTCCTGGCTTGCAACATACATTCCAAGGACCATTAAGTTTTCTGACATCCGGCCAGCAGAAACCAATAGGCCTTTTGTGACTTTTAAGGCCAATGGAAACTTTTACTTCGTCGACCCTGATCATTGCCATAACAAGGCTTTGCTAGCAAGACTGACTCCACAGAAAGCAACTCAGGAATCAGCTTTTAAGAATTTATGATCATTTGATGCTGAGTTCTCAGAAGTTTTGCTCTTGGTGGCTGAATTATGTTATAGAAATCATGTAGTGCAATGAGCCTGTGCGGCTTCTACTTGTTTTTTTCATCTGTTTATGCATGAGACACCAGTTTCAGGTTTTTtgataaagaaataattaatatttggGAAATATGACCCTCCATATTGCCAATTTGAAGTATTGCATGATGTTCTTTTGTGAGAATTAGTGCTGCGTGTCTATGGTTTCAAACTGTTAAAACCACATTAACAGTTAGAAACTTAATGAATGGTCTATATTCTTCGCTTAACAACACAAGCATCTCATATTTTTAGTCCAtctgacaaaagaaaatttcttaTATAGCTAGTATCTATGCATATATGCTTgatgtgttttcttttaagtaaatttaggttttagccacaaaaaaaactttcacttttggaaattGTTGAAAACCACAATCAATATAATTTTTCGTGGCAAGAAGCCCCTCATATTTCACAATTCTAAGGGAAGtagaaacaatttttttactaGTTCAGAAAAGAGTAAtttaaaatgataaataattaCCACTTAAACAATGGAGGTAGGAAGAGGCCAGATTCTGAAACTCCTTACACATGGAAATCATCCAGTGCATGGATTTTGTGGCTTTTAAACCCTTTACAATAATGATTATGAATGAAAATTGTGAAGGCAATTTGTCTTTACAaaactgaagttgaaggaccacgggaacgattttggaaattgaggaactcaaatgcaaatcgggtctaAGTTCATGGACTAATAAAACAATTACAACATAATTatcttccaatttttcatttttaaaaattgcatTACCAAGTTTttaacaagtttttttttccttgttcgTTTTAAGTCTCAAAACAAGTTTAAGCTAGACTTTCAATTAATTGCAAATGTGGCAACTTAATTGCTAATGTGTAGCTTCACCAGTATGTTTCTGAAATCTCGTTTTATCTCCAACAATTGTTCTTTCAAATCGTTGATTGTAGAAACTGTTTGAAATATAAACTCTAGTAAACTAAAATGGAATTTGATGATCAGCTATTTCCCAAAATTGAAATCAGTTATGAACCCGAAACCAGACAAATCAGTAATGAacatcaaactcaaaacttaaATAGCGCcccaaaaaaggaaagctcagtaaaacccaaaattgaaattcattcatgaacACTAAACTAGTTAGAGGCATCCAATATATTGTGTAATAAAATTATctaaattaaataaaggttTGTGACCATTTCGTTCTAGGCATGGGTTCAGTCACCCCAACTGGGAAACCAAACGACAAGTGGCG
The Prunus dulcis chromosome 2, ALMONDv2, whole genome shotgun sequence DNA segment above includes these coding regions:
- the LOC117618607 gene encoding uncharacterized protein LOC117618607 translates to MTRAALFHLLRSQSKQLASSNLLSGYQPCRSGAWALGLNTKSGFNSGFDINASQKRWASHATTKEDDGKISIGPRRGGEVGEDGKDSGVIYYGPISSTIKKVKLLSLSTCCLSVSLGPVITFMTSPGMNVILKGAVASSVIFLSASTTAALHWFVTPYIHKLRWKPGTDSFEVEMLSWLATYIPRTIKFSDIRPAETNRPFVTFKANGNFYFVDPDHCHNKALLARLTPQKATQESAFKNL